In Erigeron canadensis isolate Cc75 chromosome 8, C_canadensis_v1, whole genome shotgun sequence, the DNA window ACATGCTACAACTGCAATAAGACTAGGCATTTGGCAAATTACTGTCGAGAACCAAGGACTCAGGTGGCACCATTGAATAGGGCACCATTGAATGTTGTACCATTGAATCAAAGGAGACCTACCGGAGTTCGTGGAGGATGTTATGAATGTGGGGCCACTGATGACTATCGGAACATGTGTCCTCGGTGGGTTGGGCAACAGGTTCAAGTGGGAGCTCATCCTAACCAACTACAGATTACTGGACCCAATCAGAATAGGGGCAATCAGGCTCCAGTTGCTACAGGTCGTGCTTTTGTTCTAAATGTTGCTAAGGCTCGCAACGACCCGAACGTTGttgcaggtacttttcttctaaatggtcATTATGCTACTGTTCTCTTTAATTCTGGagctgattatagttttgtcgcgactagtttcgttcctttattgagtgctaagccgagccctatgtatttatgttttgacgtaGAAATGGCTAATGGTGGGTTAGTCAGATTAGACCAAGTCATCCGTTCATGCAGATTAGTTCATAATAAAcatgctttctttattgacttagtaccttttgaaatggggagttttgacgttattgttggtatggactAGATGTCTTTGGTCGATGTGATGATTCTATGTAGtgcaaaaattgttagaattccCTTACCAGATGGCGAGATATTAGAAGTTCAGGGTGAGgtgtctgattcttttgagggtcgtgtcatgagtgcATCTGCTAAAAAGGTTAGCTTGATTGATGTCCCTGTCGTTCGGGACAATCAGGATGTTTTCCCTGATGATTTACCCGGCTTACCTCCGTCTCaacaacttgattttcgcaTTAGCCTTGTTCCAAACGCAGCTCCTGTAGCAAAATCCCCCTATAGATTAGCAACAACTGAATTACAAGAGTTGGCCATgcaattaaaagaacttcaacaGAAAGGATTTATTAGGCCTAGTCAATCACCATGAGGAGCACCTGTTttattcgtcaaaaagaaggatggttcttttcgcatgtgtatcgactatcgcgagttgaataagttaacagtaaagaatcgttatccccttcctaggattgatgatcTGTTCGACCAACTTCAAGGCgcaaagtgtttctcaaaaacCTACTTACGTTTAGGGTATCATCAACTGCGTGTACACGAGGACGATATACCAAAGACTTCTTTTAGAACgagatatggacattttgagttcacattgatgccttttggattgactaacgcaccagcagtattcatggatttgatgaatagagtgtgtcgaccgtatttggataagtttgtaattgtgtttagcgacgacatcctaatttactcaaagacaaaggaagaacatgcTGAAAATATGAGAAGGGTACTAGAATTACTGAGGAAGGAAAAACTATAcggaaaattttcaaaatgtgagttttggcttgatGAGGTACACATTTTGGGACATGTcgtgagcaaggatggaatacacgtggatcctagcaagattgatTCAGTCAAGAACTGGAGAACACCAGAGACACTAACTAAAGTCAGACAATTCCTTGGTCTAGCTGGCTACTATAGAAGGTTCATCaagaatttctctaagattgcattgccgcttacgcaattaactcagaaggataggccgtatgtctggggtgaaaaacaagaagcagcatttcaaatcttgaaaaatAAGCTATGTAATGCGCCGATTTTTTCCTGAAGAATCTGATGACTTTATAGTGTACTACGATGCATcgggtcaaggattaggttgtgtgctcatgcaaagaggcaaggtgattgcatatgcctcacgacaattgaaagtccatgagaagaattacacagCTCATGACATGGAATTAGGAGCAGTtgtttttgcattaaagtgcTGGAGGCATTATTTAtatggaaccaagtgtgtaatctacacggatcacaagagtctacaacatattttcaatcaacaggatttgaatatgagacaacgaagatggcttgagttactcagtgattatgattgtgacattcgttatcacccgTGGAAAGCCAATATAATGGCCGATGTCTTAAGTTGTAAGAaaagggttaagcctagacgagtacgtGTTATAAGTATTACAGTGCAAAGAAGTGTTAGAGATCAAATCATAGAAGCACAATTGGTGGTTGTTGGcgataaagatcttcttaagaaggaactacgaggaatggaacaacattGGGATAGAAGAGACGATGATGGCTTGTATTTCATGGATagactatgggttccttccactggtgatttacgaacattgatattaaacgaagctcataatacaaggtattcggtacattcgggcaccgacaagatgtactatgatttgcgtgagttatattggtggcctggcatgaagaaagaggttgctgagtttgtaagtcgatgcttgacatgtctacaggtgaaagcggaacatcaaaagcctgcgggattactcagacaaccagaaattcctgaatggaagtgggagaacataactatggatttcattaccaagctacctaggacgaaggagggtcatgatatgatttgggtgatcgtcgatagattgacaaagtccACTCATTTCTTGCCCATTTGTGAAAAAGACCCCATGGAGAAATTGGTGAGGAAGTATGTAAACGAAGTCGTGTCGAAACATGGCGTCCCAGTTTCGATTATCTCAGACAAagatactcgctttaattctCAACTTTGGCGAGGGTTTCAGAAGGCCTTTGGGACTAGGATAGACATGTGTATGGCGTACCATCCTCAAACTAATGGTTAGAGTGAACGTACGATTCAGactttagaagacatgttgagagcctgtgtcttagattttggtggtaattgggatgaccatctacatttgatagatATCTCTTACAAGAATAGCTATCACGCGAGTATTAATATGGctcctttcaaggcattgtatggacggaagTGTAGATCATCTGCCGCATGGTCTGACTTTGGCGATAGCCAGTTGGTTGGgcctgagcttattgaagagagtgccgagaaaataattcagattaaagagagacttagattagcacgtgaacgtcaaaagaagtatgctgacGTCAAACGTAGACCCTTGGAATTCAGTATCAGGGACCGTGTACTTCTTAAGGTTTCCCCGTGAAAAGGAGTGGTTAGATTCGTCAAGAGTGGAAAACTCGGACCaagatttattggacctttcGAGATATTAGAAATAATTGGCGAGGTAGCTTATCGATTAAAACTTTCGGAAGAGCTGAAGGGAGTTCAcgacgtatttcatgtgtcgcatcttcgaaaatgtctagctgaagaagatcatcatgtgcctatggacgaaatccgGATTGACGATAAATTGAATTTCGTTGAAGAGCCTTTAGAGATTGTGGATCGCAAGGTgtggaaactaaagaaaaccaagtatacacttgtcaaggttcgatggaattcaaagcgagggcctgAGTATACTTGGGAATGGGAAGATCATTTCAAAACAAGATACCCCCAATTTtttaatgggactagttcgagttgaatttcgggacgaaattcttttaacggagtaatgatgtaacaaccgtcaccggAGCGCTTCGTCGGACTATAATTTTCTGTTCATATATGGTCAATGATTGTCAATTTAAGTCATTAGACGTGTGGTTGTATGAGTTAGAGTATGAATaagacaagacatgtttattAGGTATGGGTGTTCTCGACTTTTTAagacatggaaaaaaaaaagtttgagaaAGACTAGTTGCCTAatagaaatgccaaataaagctaaaataaacttttaaaatattaagtaGATCAATGGATATCATTTACCATTCCTTAAATTGTGTCGTTTCTACAAAAATggtatatgtaattaattaaacaagtcGGCAACTGAAAAACGTACTGATTTTCTTTTAGTCATAACTTTttaaccgtaactccgtttttgacgattcaagcggccacaATTTCGTAATAGAGTCTAGTTTACAGATATGGGTCAAGTTCGATTAGGTTGAGGTCGACTTGGTCGAGTTAgacctggttgagttcgaccatggttgaattcaaccatattcatgcctatatatagtttgttctttcattccatcaaaaaggttttacacacataagatttaagatttctctctaaggttatatttgaaaaacaaatttttatcacaaaaatccagatttcatagacaagaagagaaaagagtttgtctttcaaatcctctcttaaatcattctctcgatttcggttctaaaggctttcaatcaatcaaggcttcaatcttcgatcaaaaaacaagtgaatattatcaatttcttcatcaaaaacttgtgtaagctctgttcttaatctctccaattcgtttttatttgtatatatatgtttactctttcggttcttatcaaaagctaagcgaatcatgtctttgattgttgattgagcaatttcggttacaattgtgtgtaagaaaagaattgaaccttgattaaggctttgatttgatacattatgcactcatgtaatttggattttgtgcaactacaaaaattgaagatatcctttacttCGCTGAACGactctaaaactagtcgattccatatccaagattaaggttgtgcaatttttgatcacatgatgtatgaaatcggtcgaactttaccctttttgtactgatttgtgacacttttgtgcaatcaagactcatgggtatgaattggctagccttagatctcgttattttaacaaaatcgcgtcaaaatcgttcgtttttgcTCAAATCACGTATGAATCCGACCCCggccaggtctagctcgacctaggctggtctagctcgacctctggtggtctaggttgaccctctgttgaattttgtcgcttaaacggctCGTAAGGTTACTAGTTTGACTCGAAATGAGTTGTTTTAACTCGCGGACCTTTAAGAGTTGAAATAAACTCATTTTGATCTCTATCCAGGTCCAACTAAACCTGTCTTGGTCAAGTTCAACCACTTCCGAACTCATATAGTCGATTCCGTTTTCGTGTCCATACAcgcttaatcggttcttaaacttgactagttttcttaaaaagtgtagttttggtccaattgattaacgtatgattaaatggtttcaaaataacatttttgggcCCTAAATGATCGAGTTCAACCAGGTTGAACTCAACCTTTATTCAtttcggtttcgtaagctttttGGTTAAAATCTCTGGTTTCAtctagttttgattaaattcgagtaaaacttatgtaatgatttcaaatcaggttgtattgataaaattatgtattttaaacttaagaaaggtcattggtgtcaaatccagactcttgttcggtttattcgagtctcgtaaattttaacaaacgtcgttttaaaagtaaaataaagacatatggactttgattgtgcttgtcgtgctctttcattatactgtcataacacttttcaggtgagtttcgtagcccctctttttacaagttttggggtggaaagtatacttattcttcaaacagttttgtcgatttctgtttatgttcaatattgagcctgtacgtatagagttacttgtgccatttgacgtgctctGATCTTGTTTGggtgtgtgtgattatgtgtttgtttgttgtgctttggacgtgcttattgtgtgagtatgagacttgagacttagactaaggcaggtactgtaaggccagactttgagacattgagacttgagactttgggcTTATTacggcgtaactctgctcgttatatattgaactattacttatttagatttaaaagaatcaacaaaagacttatttctttgactaagacgtttgacataaaacctacgaactcaccaacctttgtgttgacacgttttagtatacttttcaggtactcaggctaatcaggaataaagactgctatgctagactTGGATTTCGGATattagtgctcctttatttattgtcagactttaaggctacatgccttggattatttcttttatggACATGTTGGTAATACGCTATCCTAGcattgttatgactttgaactcatgtttttggaatatatgtattatattctatttcatttagtagtatttatgtaattccatgtcgtgctgtactcttcatgacacctcatgtttccgtcaacggtggggtgtttccgtccagttggcaagaaagaaccaattggaaccagatgggtcttcaggaataaggttgatgaagatggacacgtgataagaaataaggccagattagttgcacaagggtatgtccagacagatcttgactttgaagaatcatttgctcttgtagcaaggttagaagccattagaatgtttttagcctttgctacccatcataagttcaaggtctaccagatggacgtcaagagtgtatttttgaatggagaattagaagagaaagtttatgtcaagcaacctgcaggcttcattgatgaaaagcatccacattaggtatatcgtctggacaaggcactgtatggcctcagacaagccccccgagcctggtatgatactctgaccaaacacttatctgaaaatggtttcaaaagaggtgtaattgacaataccttatttattcttcgtgaaagagatAATCTTCTGTTgatacaagtttatgttgatgatattatttttggctctactgatgaatctttgtgcaagaaattttctaaaattatgtcttcaaaatttgaaatgagtttgatggataaattaacattttttcttagGCTCCAGATTAAagaaaccagtgatggtatttctattaatcaagaaaaatatgttagagatattttaagaaaatttgatatgaattcttcaccttcaaaatcaactccaatttctgcacctttaacaatagattcagaccttAATGGGAAGCCAGtaaacaccactgcctatagaggcatgattggttcactaatgtatttaacagtcattagaccagatataatgtttgcaacatgtctttgtgccagatatcagtctaacccaaaagaatctcatctgacggctgtaaagcgcattctgaagtaccttaagggtgctCCCaatttgggtctttggtatcccaaagactcaggcttagatctaatgggttattcagattcagatcatgcaggttgtaagatagacaggaaatccactactggtggatgtcatttccttggtggcaaactggtgagttggaccagtagaAGCAAACATCAGTCTCTTTATCCaatgctgaagcagaatatgtgtctgcagctagttgttgtgctcagataatctggatgaagaaccagttgcttgattatggtattaagtattcaaagactcctattttttgtgataataccagtgccattgctatctcaaacaatccagtcatgcactccaagacaaaACACATtaatgtcaggtatcatttcattcgtgatcatgttatgaaaaatgatgttgaaatccactctatccccactgacaaacaactcgttgacatatttacaaaacctttagatgagaaaacttttcaatatcttgtcagtgagttgggaatgttgaacccttaatctggaaccttgttatgaacgcctttgcgACACtagcagggttctttgattccagatttataaatctataccagtaaagctatcgaacgcctttgtgatactatctttacactgatagatttatggatcaccattccatggggaaagactcagaccacattttttttatctaagtttcagggggaatttattaattttttttctcacttaAAATGTTTCtggtaccttgtaaatgtgtccctctcattaatactggataaattgacgtgcatgtttgaagtgactttagtcgctttgtaaatgtgtccctctcatttgtttatattagttgatgtgcgtgtttgaggattaccagaatggtctaaTCTGGGTACGTACTGGaatgtccctccagtgtaccatcagtgctattctactggcctaatccaccagtgatactgaagtgtccagtcaacctccagatgcattgaaaTGAGTCTTAATGTGTCAAGgcataatattttttaatacttgatgctagtgcgtgccatccatacaaactttttatctggacagttactgttcatcttacgtggcatgactttttcaacttaaaatgatggttATGTTActttgggaagacaaaaagtgcaagttggtaatttcgagggctgtcaaccgtcatacatttatgtgtgatgggaaacattaaatgaggatgtcaaaaccgatcaaaattgttttgaaatatttcaaacttaccgttttgaattccatttttctctttcctctataaatacccatacTTATCTCACTTTTCAGtttcatctcgaaaatcatttactcccaaatcttcaaattccttcatttatttctttcttcatttactctccaatcatcatcatctctcctcttaaaatttttttatcaatcCTAAATTCTCTCAGTTTCATCTTCATAAATTTCAATGGCTTccaaaccatctcctaaaaatcttttaGCTGTCAATTATGCTCTAGTAGCCACCGTTAAAAAGGCCAATCACATTTCTCTCACTGCTGACACCATCAGAATCAACATGAACaactggatggccaaactcACGACTAATCATTCGGCAACATCCATCATTGGAAGGCTAAACACCTTCTTCTTAAGCAGCCCTTTGTATGGTGCTCTAACCTTGAATCCGGGCAAGATGTACCATGACTATCTatgtgagttttggtacactgccgtgtatgtggaaagtgatgaatccatccactacacacttaaacaaggcaccaagaatttcaccattactgttgattctcTCATAGATGCCCTGAGAATGAAttattttgttgaaaatgaGATGCCTATTGAAATTCCTTCTGGCATCAATACGAGGGAAGTGTACAGGTTGATGGGGCATACTGAAATTGTAGATGAGAATGgccagctgctcaggaagggcccTGTTTATATGAGCAGGCTAACTGATTCATGGAGATACTTTTTCACACATCTTGTTGaatgtttgggtggcagttctggaggctTAGAccagatatgtatatatatatatatatatatatatgttcatcaGCAATTAGATTCAGAAAGTTTTTGCCACCTTAGTTCAAAATTGAGTTATGATTGACTTTTAACGAGTTTTCGAAAACATAgacatttttatatttagtcAAGGCCCTCTTGCCGTCATTTCAGTGAGCCATAGGGCTTCTCCTCAGCTCAGTCTTTTTGGTTCTTGAAACACAACCAAAATCCAATCATGAAATATCCCCATACTCCTTCAATTCCCGCATGAAATATATGGACTATAAGCCAAGTGAGCTTTAGCTTAATTAGCACGAGAAAGTTAAATCGAAGAAATAGATTTAGACCATAATCTCAAGTACGAATCTTATCCCTATTGGGCTTTTGAACAACATCTTTTTCACACTAGTGATTTTAATGGGCTTTGGCTAGTCTGTTATTAACATGTGTATGGATTCTTTTCCTTCATTGGGTAATCCCAAATAATCAGACAATTGTCTTTCATCATTGGGTTAACAGCCCAGTGGTACGGGGTTTGCCTGTAAAGGCTTTACTCCTTGGGGAATCGGGTTCGAACCTTGCAAGGTGCGGGTTAATGGGGAGGCACCCTCTGGAAATGTTTGATTGCTGGGTAGGTGTGGTATGTTTAGTCTTACCTTCAtgctttgaaaaaaaatatatattttttatagtaAATAATAATGAGATTTTTAAATTGAAGTTTCAAGTGTTTAACCCATTGGGTAGTGGGTATGGGGCCCAGTTGGTGGACTTAAAAAATATGCCATGTCAGCCCAAAGTTGAGGGTTATCCGGTGCCCAACTGCTCACCCTTTATGGCTGCACTCATTAATCATTTATCCGAAAATTCCAATATAAGATGAACCATGACCTAAATTTGAATCCACAACCAAATGTAAATAAATCtccatcttttaaaaaaagaaaaaagagttaAGAACAAAGAAAACCTGTATGAACTAAATAAAGGTAGATCAAACCTTTTTTGACCCCGAATGCCTTCGGATAATCAAacacaatttatatttataattttttttataaaatatacttgaaaaagatataattaaagTCTAAAAACTGAATAGTTAATAAAGAGAGGGTCCTCTTTaatctttcaaatttcaatacATGAAAAAATCTCCTTGACCACCACCCTTTACCCCCCTCCTTCCACCAATCTACTACACAATTTCTTCCaccatattttatttcatttttattttattattatttcgaaattacatgcatatttcTTGGTTTTTTCTTTCCATTATAAATGCACCAACCTATACATCCCAACATTTTCTTAATTTCATAcaaaaattcaatcttttcAAAAACCCTGatcaaatatttgatttttttaatccattttGATCAATAGTTTTCTATAATCTCCCAATCCCCTGTCTTTTCTATCTttctattatacatatatactcatCAACCAAAGCTCCTTatattaattcatatatatagataggtGTCAAAAAGATTATTTATACAAAACCCTGATCcaagatttgattttgaattcATTTTGATCAATTATTTTGTATCATTTCACAATTTCCTGcattttcttgaattttttctgTCTTTCTATACACGCTCTTAATCATCAAGCCAATTGTTTTCttgaatttataaatatagGTGACAAAAAGATTCAGTTTTTAGAAAAACCCTGATcaaagattatatttttaatccATTTTGATCAATCTTACATAATGGGCATTTGTTTTTCAAACACAAAAATTGATGGTTCCAATAGCACCAACTCTTCAGAAACATGCAGTGGTGCCACTACAGAAGAAAGCCATCCAACTCCCAAACAggataaaaatgtatataatgtGAAATTGTATAATAACAACAAGAATACCAAAAGGAAACAATATCAGAAGAAGCATCATGGAAACTAcaaatataattatgattataaCAATAACACAGAAAGTAAGGACACACCAAAGAGACAAAAGAAGATGATACCTTGTGGTAAAAGAACAGATTTTGGGTACCGTAAAGATTTCGATAAAATATATAGTATCGGAAAGCTATTGGGTCATGGACAATTTGGATATACTTATGTTGCTGTTGATAAAACAAAGGGAGACCGTGTTGCTGTCAAGAAAATCGATAAAGATAAGGTAGATACattatttgttttgaatttgatttgtATGAGAGTAATTTAGTTTGATTGCAAAGTTTTCATACGTGAGTTTTTGTAGATGAAAGTAACATGTACACGGCAACTAGTATGCTCTGCAGTATAATAGTTGTACCTCGTGTGTTAGGATATACATGTATAATGAGGATATACGGTGGTGAAGCCATGATTTTAGGTGTAGGGGGGCGAACAGTTTACAATCTAAGTGTATGTTTTGTTAGGGGCCAAATAGCTTTGGACTAaattaatccataaaaataatACCCCTAAAAATATAGAGTGTTATAGACATTCTAGGGTAGTTTCGGCCACCCTTTGCCTTCATGTGCACTAAGGATATACTTGTACCTCACTACCTTGTGTATAAGGATGTATAAAGTTGTGTACAAATCACCACAATGCTTGAAGTAATCATCATCCAAGTGTTTTTTATATGGTTTTGGTAGATTATATTGGTTTATTATGCATTTTGAAGATTCTCATTTTGATAAAAGAGTATCATATTCTGATGTTCATGAGTTTTGTTACATAGAATAGACTACACATTTACTGtttgaatgaaattaaaacaAGCTTGAAAAATTCATATgcttttgttatttgtttgaattGCTTTAAGCCTATATGTATAACTCATTTTTGATATGTTACCAGTTGATTCAATTGTGGAATTTAGTATTCATAAGACTGGTGTTGCCTTTTCTAACAGATGGTCCCTTCAATTGCCGTGGAGGATGTCAAACGAGAAGTTAAAATCTTGCAAGCGTTAAATGGTCATGAGAATGTGGTTAAGTTCTATAGTGCGTTTGAAGATGACTCCTTTGTATATATAGTCATGGAGTAAGTTTTATTTTGGATTTGTTTTGTTATTCaattttaataatcttttaatgACATTATATCTTGAATTTGACTTCTAAATGTGTTTTTCAGGTTGTGTGAAGGTGGTGAGTTGCTGGACCGGATGACGTCAAAGTAAGAGTTCACATCTTGTAAACATCCCCCTCTTCAATGTGGTGACCCTTGAGATTAAACATGTAATCTTCCGACACTAACTTAAATTGGGTTGTTTCCATTATAGGAAAAAAGGTCGTTACACAGAGAAAGATGCAGCAATTGTTGTAAGGCAGATGCTTAAAGTTGCTGCAGAATGCCATTTACATGGTTTGGTACATCGTGACTTGAAACCAGAGGTTAAATCTTACGCTTTTGTGTCATCAAATATGCTACTTTTACTTTTAATGAAGGTTTTGAAGataattttacctttttttgtCCGATCATCACCAGAAGTCCACTTGTCTGTCAGTTTTAGATGGTAATTTATGTAATCAGTGTTGGTGTCAAGTGTCAACacaaaaatgtttatttcaTGGGTCAAAAGTTAACTTGTAGTTTATTTTAcagaattttctttttaaatcacCGAAAGAGGATTCACCCTTGAAGGCTACGGATTTTGGTCTATCAAACTTTATAAAACCCGGTGAGTTGGTCTACCAAACTTGCATGATGTTTCTCGATTtgatattgttttttgtttaaagtAGAAACTTCAACCCATTTCCATATGGATGGGTTGATTTTGCGCTGTACTTATTTCTAACAAGTCTAATAAAAAGAGTAGCTTACAAGGAAACAGATCAACCCACCCAAGTTGTATTGTCAACACATAAAAACTgctatatagttttgatttaaaaaaaaaaaaaagattttgtgTTATTCCAACCCAACTTTTGTGTTATTCCAACCCAACTATACATGTCTTCACCTGACTGGTTACTTgttatccctttttttttttttttccatttcttgATTTATTCTGACTTCCCTATTTTTGACAGGAAAGAAGTTCACCGATATTGTTGGTAGTGCGTATTATGTTGCTCCTGAAGTATTGAAACGAAGATCAGGGCCGGAATCAGATGTTTGGAGCATAGGTGTGATCACATACATTCTTTTATGTGGGCGTAGACCCTTTTGGGATAAAactgaagatggcatttttagGGAGGTGTTAAGAAATAAGCCTGATTTTCGTCGCAAACCATGGCCGACAATTAGTGACAGTGCCAAAGATTTTGTTAGAAAACTACTTATCAAAAATCCCCGTGCAAGACTCACCGCTGCACAGGCCCTGTGTATGCTATCTTTTGTGTTTATTTgcttttgtattatttttttcatgtcCATTTTCGATGCTATATCACTTATGTCTTCTTTCTTAATGTATTGGTTTATATGCTAAATTCTGATTATAAAACTATTGCAGCACATCCATGGGCTCG includes these proteins:
- the LOC122578844 gene encoding calcium-dependent protein kinase 28-like translates to MGICFSNTKIDGSNSTNSSETCSGATTEESHPTPKQDKNVYNVKLYNNNKNTKRKQYQKKHHGNYKYNYDYNNNTESKDTPKRQKKMIPCGKRTDFGYRKDFDKIYSIGKLLGHGQFGYTYVAVDKTKGDRVAVKKIDKDKMVPSIAVEDVKREVKILQALNGHENVVKFYSAFEDDSFVYIVMELCEGGELLDRMTSKKKGRYTEKDAAIVVRQMLKVAAECHLHGLVHRDLKPENFLFKSPKEDSPLKATDFGLSNFIKPGKKFTDIVGSAYYVAPEVLKRRSGPESDVWSIGVITYILLCGRRPFWDKTEDGIFREVLRNKPDFRRKPWPTISDSAKDFVRKLLIKNPRARLTAAQALSHPWARENGNASMIPLDISVLSNMRQFVKYNRLKQLALRALASTLDEEEISNLKDQFHAMDVDKSGAISLEEMRQALAKDLPWKIKESCVLEILQAIDSNTDGFIDFTEFVAATLHIHQLEEHNNEKWQKLSKAAFEKFDIDKDGYITPEELKTHTGLRGSIYPLLEEVDMDKDGKISLPEFCRLLRSASMN